The DNA sequence ttcatgtctgtcaCTGCATCACGCCCACGGAGTGACGTTGTTGTATCATGTTGCGAAAAGCCAAAATCATTATGGGTGGTACAACGACATTTCTTTGACTGCCACGTTTGACAGCTGGTCCAATCTTAATGTTCAGCtccatgcatttgttttgttttgttttgttttgctgaatcTTTATCTTGACAGAAATTCAGCATCACAAAACTCATGTGGGTTGATTCTGTCTCTGAGTTCAACTCCCTCGACTGTAAGTCTTAAGTTTCACAGGATCACAGTTTAGAGGTTTGATGCAACAGAATTTAAACAAGTTTATCCTTGTTGGTGCTTTCTCTTGTTTCAGTAAATGAGCTGGAGCTTCATGTGAGAGGACACACCCACTGGTCCTCAGTGAGATCACACCCGTTTACTTTAATTACCTGGACCGACCTCAGTGTGGACGGATGTGTCTGAGAGGAAACCTGCCTGAGTCGTGTTCCtaacatgaaaaaacaagtgACATTTGCAGAGAGTCAGACAATCCACTGGCTCCATCAGGACGAGGCTCTGCCGAGGTAAAGTTCTCCTCCAATATTAACCCTAATTATATTTTTCACCTGTGAGTTTGTGTAAACtgttatgtttttctttatgttgcagacGCAACAAGAAGTCCAAAGATGGTGAGTTTAAGAcagttttcattcaaaataaatagGTCAGCTGCAAACAGAAATAAGAGGGAACATAAATAATATCTCAGCTTTTTATTCAGCATATTAAATCCACTGTATTCCGtctatttctctgtctctcctcggTTCAGATTTCAGACATGCATGCATTATCTCCTcgttaaataaacaaaacatgtctaGTATCCTGTCTGCTTTGAAACGTGAGTACCAGGTTTTGTATCGGGGACGCAGCACAGTGAGGATATCAGTGGAAAAGAATCTGACACCTGAACCCGACCCGGGTCACGCCTGACGGGTCACAGGAAGAAAGCTCCCTCGTGCTGTTTTCTAATTAGAAGCTCTTTGGTTTGACTCTTTAACTAACCCACAGACACGTCTTCAGTTGTCGCTCACGTGTGCCAGATTACACTTGACAACTTGAAATAGAATTACTTGATACAGCTACGTTTTTTTGCACACTCTGGAATTCTCTCAATTGAATTTCAGTTTCAGCGAAAcatcaacttttcaaccttgACCGAGCGTAACAAGTCTTGTGATATATCAGCTTCTTCTTAGATTTTCCAGTGTCAGGTTTGTTGATGTGCAAATAAAAATAGGTGTAAAAACAAGTGGATGGAAACGTGTTCAGACAAATGTCATGGTGGAATTTGcaaacagacaacacaacagcCGATTTTAACCAGAAAATAATCGTACTAAAAGAGAATCAGTTCTTTCATGGATGTGACTTGTTCCTACAAGTCTGACAGATGTCCGATTGGATCAGGATGTGGGAAATGTTGAGACAGGCCCCCTtcagatgttgttgttcttaGTCTGCATGGTGCATTCTAGGTGGTGTCCACATGAATACCAGGACTCAAGGGTTTCCTAGCAGCACACTGAATCTTAGAACACTGCCAACTGGCCACTGAGGCACAAATCTGCTATTGTCTATCTGTCTAACAGCCTTAAACGACGCCAACATGAACTCCAACAGTGGTTTGGAAACCAGCAGACCAGCAGCTGTGAGATCTGAACCAGAACTCCAACACGTGACGATGATAACAATCCCCAAAACCATGACGGGAGCCCCATTCCTCAAGGTAGAACCTCTgatctgcttttctttctaatGAAACGTTACTCGAATATGAAACAACAGCATGAGAGAAAGcagctgtgtcagtgtgtgagagtAAAGTGAAACCTGACCTCCGTCTGTCCTGCAGCACTCAGCTCTGACGCCGGCTCAGAAGGAGTTTCTGTACTCCATCGCAGCTTCTTCCAGCACCACGCACGTCCGAAACCTCATCACACAACACTACATGAACGTGCTGCACAGGTGTATCCGCACAGGTGAGCAAAACATTGGTCCCTAAAAGTGTTTTCACCTGCGTGCGTATGTTGtagttggtttgttggtttgtcagaaggattaaacaaaaacgactcaacagatttccacaaaacttggactGATgacgggtctcagcccagaatagacccagtTTACTTTTGGcgcagatccagataaagggacaatCCAGGAATGTTGTCTCACTTCCTGTGACATTGAAGGAAATGGTGCCAAGTTTTAACATGTATTTGGTTTTGGTTCTGTTTGGTGGCCGCAACCCTGAAGGAGACGACACTGTCGGGACTTCCTTACCAGAGACTAATGAGGGGGAGAGACATCGATCTGAGGTTTCTTCTCAGGGGAAGCACAAGGAGAAGATAAACACCAGTGCAAAGAATCCTGGGAAATCATTTCTTCCCAAAATCCCCAACAGGAGAACCAGGTGGGACTCAGAGTTTAACAGATATTTAGGAGAAGGAGAACATGTTTAAATTTAGTTTTCTGACATCTCTCCTTGGAAAGAAAGATGACACAGAACTTTAAACCAACTATAATGATCCACTTTGCAGGATTTCTAACACATCAGCAACCAAACAAAGATCGATGAAGAAACCCACAACATCACCAGCAGTGAGAAGGAAAAGTCCAAGAAGTGAGTACTTATTACATCTAGAATAAGTATTATTGCAGCAGTCATGTCATGTTGagtttaatatttgtgtttctgtttccaggAGTGAGGATCAGactgttggaggaggaggaggaggaggaggaggaggaggaaggactGACTGTCTCTCTGAGTGACTGCCTGAGCTCGCTCTCTGTGGGAGAGTGGGATGACGACATCCTCTCAGATTTATGACATTTCAAACTCTCATTTTTATGAAACCTGAGAACAACATCGAGTGGattttccttcccctctctcctcaccttcacagctgcaggtcagactTACAAACCTGTCGTCATCTGTGAAATTGGGGATCTAAATAAAGAAGTCCTCTCTGTTCACACTTCACCATGTGTTGTAAACTTTAGTGCCCTCCAGTGGCAGCAAGTGgagagtttgttcatttcatttcaaagaaaTCACGTGTTCAGTTGTTATACCAGAGGAAAAGCATGAGCTCAACTTCTGAAAGGTTTTCTTCAGTCATTGacctttaaacaaatgttatctcccgacatgaaatataaatgatgtTTCAAACACTTCTTTACAATGCCAGGAATGTAATTGTTGAGTAATATAAATAAATTTAGTCACATTCGGGACGATGGCCACCAACAAACTttcttacacacatacacacacacttacactcattccacattttttacatttatttgttatttgttcaaatgatttgttttgtccgcaagatattcagtttactgtcagaggaggaaagaaaccacaaaatattcacatttaagaagctggaattagaatttagaccttttttttcttttaaaatgactcaaactgagTAATTGATAACCACAATAGTTGTAAACACttaattgctgcagctctattTCTGATTCACCAACGCTGATGCTGAGCTGGGAGAGAAATTAATGGTTTACATCATCAAATAATCCTGTTTCTGTTGCTATTTAAGACAAAACAACTGCTGGAGTGAAATTAGATCTTTATTGTGGggaagaaatgaatgaaaaaaggcCGACTACATGAAGCTACAGGCCTGGTGGTTACATGTTCAGGACATGACGAGggctaaaataacaaaaaccaaaaaaaaaaaaaaaaagaaggaaaatggcACCAAATATTTCTTCTGATAACAAATACATGTGACATTATTGCGTTCTCTACAGAAACCCAGTGACAGCTCGGATACAAGCAAATGCTGATgacatataaacaatataatacatAGGTCTTTTTTAGAGTTAAGTTACTGAACAGTTTATTACAGCATCAACATTGTGGTGACTGCAGGGGagcggctgctgctgcccccTGGTGGAAAGGAATGAAATGAGACACTGAGCCATGTTAACCCAactcttcgtcctcctcctcctcttaagATTTCTTGTACTCGATTCTCTCCACCTTGACGTCGTCGCCGATCAGCTGATAAACGTACGTCACCACCGTAGACGCCTGGATGTCCATTAATACAAAAGAGGGGATGATGTTGCTGTaaggagagaagacagatgtGTTTTAGTTCGAGGGTTTTACTTCCTTCGCCCTCCTGACTGCACGTGGTGACGATCAGTCTAGTTCTACTGTTACACCTGGAGATCATCACCTGCTGTGAACATCTCAATGTAGAGAAATCCACATTACAGAAATATCTCTTTACAGTAAATCCATATATGTGCTGCTGAATTTgctgagttgtttttaatgcCGTCAGCAGCATTAGAGAAATATCAGCTACATCCGCCGTGCTGATGTAACAGAAACAGATATCTGACTCGGCACATGAATCAAAAGTACCAGCATGGATGGAAGTTTCTGTGGCACTTTGGGGAAACGCTCCCTTCACAGGAGGAAGTTATTTTAAACAAGGGCTGCAGCAAACAATTATTCTCAtagttgattaatctgttgaatattttctcaATTGATTGCTGAGTAATTTTaagaaaattgagaaaatgttAAACCTCAAACAACTAGTAAACCCAGGAAACAGTGAAGAGGCTGGAATCAGCATTGAACAGCAATCTGACATCACAGCTCAGTTTGGATCTGGACTACAGACGACATTGATGAATTCTTAACTAAAGGCCTGTCTAGGTTTCATCAGTACCTTTCCAGTGCGGTGTAGGCTCCTGTGGCTGAGCCGGGGTTGATGTAGAACTTGTTCTCGTTCTCGAATGCCTCGAACTTGTGCGTGTGCCCGGAGATGAGGATGTCGACATCCAGCTGTCTCTGGAGCAGCGCCAGGCTGGCCATGTCGCCCCAGGGGATCACCTGGTGGCCGTGGATGAGGCCGATCTTAAACTGGCCCACTGTGACCACCTTCTGCTCCGGGTAGTTCAGGTTCTGAGGGGGAACGTAAGAAAAGCGTTGTGTTGCACTGTTACATGTGCAGGTTGAAGGAAGCACATCAAGCAGTGACATGAGCTGTGATAATCATATCAGAAGGATGTTCGTTCCTGTGGCTGTTACTAAAAATTGAGAACCGGGCAGGTAAAACTCAATTTGCAAGAAGGGAGCAATTACAGTTTCACTACACTGCAATTAGTCTTCAGAAGCAACCAGACAGCCATTTCCTTCTTCCTTGCAATTAAATATTCAGCCACATAAATTATGCGCTTAATTCAAAGCCTCTTATTAGAAACCCTGTGGACTTTGACGAACAATGTCGTGTCCcaacacactgtaaaataaGTACTGAGCAAGAAGCTAAAAAGCTCAGTTTTGCACCCACACTGACTAAATATCCCTTACTCTGATTTAAGGCTTCtctttttctaaatgtgtttaGCAAGGCTCTAGATTCTTTCATCGAACACGCGCAGACCTCGTCGAAGTCTCCTCGGACTATGTGGACGTCTCCAGCGAGAGTCTTCAGGTAGTCATAGCTCTCCTTGGTGCAGAGGTTGCCCGTGCAGAGGATGTGCTGGATCTTCCCCGGGACCAACAGCTTCTTGAACTTGGCTGGCAGAGTGTTGCACCGGTGGGGGATGTGCAGGTCACCTAACACCAGGACCAACTGATGgcatcgcacacacacacagacagaaacaagtcAGTCCGACTTCAGTGAGCATTGAGAGAGTTAGACTGTGTGGCGTCACTTCTGATCAGTGAAAAGGGAAGCGGAGACTCACTGCAGGAGTCCATCAGAGCACCTGTTCTCCTCAGTTAGTTTTCATTAGAGGTGTCACGATTTCAATTCTAAATGGAACCAGAGGAAACTCAAACAGCATCTCAGCTGTcgggtttattttcttttttagatatcctttattgatttgtttgagaaAGAGGATTTACTCCTCTGAACTGAACTTTGCACGCAGGGCTGCACgatattagaaaaaaacaatatgtataaaaacagaaattctcGCCAGACAACTTGATTAGCTCTATTTGGAAGGAATTAATTTTTCAGTCAAATTAAGACTCGAAAGTCTTACAATGGAATAGTTgcattgctgaaaaaaaaagttgaaattgaTCAAACCACTGAgttggagaatcgtgacaccgttagatgttaatgttaaattGTCTTGTATCTTGTTTAAAACCAGAGAAACACCGTCAAGTTTTATATTATTGCCCCCGAACAACAACCTCCTCCACATTAATCCAGTACAGTGAATAAA is a window from the Acanthopagrus latus isolate v.2019 chromosome 16, fAcaLat1.1, whole genome shotgun sequence genome containing:
- the LOC119034363 gene encoding protein FAM216A-like — its product is MKKQVTFAESQTIHWLHQDEALPRRNKKSKDALNDANMNSNSGLETSRPAAVRSEPELQHVTMITIPKTMTGAPFLKHSALTPAQKEFLYSIAASSSTTHVRNLITQHYMNVLHRCIRTGDDTVGTSLPETNEGERHRSEVSSQGKHKEKINTSAKNPGKSFLPKIPNRRTRISNTSATKQRSMKKPTTSPAVRRKSPRRVRIRLLEEEEEEEEEEEGLTVSLSDCLSSLSVGEWDDDILSDL
- the vps29 gene encoding vacuolar protein sorting-associated protein 29 isoform X2; the encoded protein is MLVLVLGDLHIPHRCNTLPAKFKKLLVPGKIQHILCTGNLCTKESYDYLKTLAGDVHIVRGDFDENLNYPEQKVVTVGQFKIGLIHGHQVIPWGDMASLALLQRQLDVDILISGHTHKFEAFENENKFYINPGSATGAYTALESNIIPSFVLMDIQASTVVTYVYQLIGDDVKVERIEYKKS
- the vps29 gene encoding vacuolar protein sorting-associated protein 29 isoform X1, coding for MAGHRLVLVLGDLHIPHRCNTLPAKFKKLLVPGKIQHILCTGNLCTKESYDYLKTLAGDVHIVRGDFDENLNYPEQKVVTVGQFKIGLIHGHQVIPWGDMASLALLQRQLDVDILISGHTHKFEAFENENKFYINPGSATGAYTALESNIIPSFVLMDIQASTVVTYVYQLIGDDVKVERIEYKKS